In Cydia pomonella isolate Wapato2018A chromosome 1, ilCydPomo1, whole genome shotgun sequence, one genomic interval encodes:
- the LOC133529477 gene encoding uncharacterized protein LOC133529477: MGSKQLIANELLAFVQNAIDTMDEVSIRQICKSSFSEDDICSGKALLFQTLGKTDQMPSRRRDGGVKSLQDIIKVLKETDPDDVPAFVAKRLDRLPPVTFDHVDVTRLLKDITFLKTSLTEMQSKLEVANKTICELRVEVATLRDTVSECRSREATDLGSGSDARAIMCNAGSATSDMTPVPAGPPPAPRTPRRVLPSTAPVGVSATPHRDYAAAAKLRKAPSRVPEHVSRDEKPPRAEKGFTQASKERRPRKAPRKSQCGTAEPDIASGLRVATPNTALYVSRLHVSATAEDVVEYVRKKIRYELKMNILKGVVLMV; the protein is encoded by the exons ATGGGTTCGAAACAACTCATAGCGAATGAGTTACTGGCGTTCGTACAGAATGCCATAGACACCATGGATGAAGTCAGCATCAGGCAGATCTGCAAATCAAGTTTCAGTGAAGACGATATTTGCAGTGGCAAGGCGCTACTCTTCCAGACGCTCGGCAAAACTGACCAGATGCCATCCCGTCGGAGGGATGGGGGTGTGAAGAGTCTCCAGGACATAATTAAAGTGTTGAAGGAGACCGATCCAGACGACGTGCCTGCCTTCGTTGCGAAGCGGTTGGACCGGTTACCGCCGGTTACCTTCGATCACGTCGACGTCACCAGACTGCTGAAGGACATAACATTCCTGAAGACAAGTCTGACTGAGATGCAGTCCAAGTTAGAGGTGGCAAATAAAACCATTTGTGAACTTCGTGTCGAGGTGGCGACGCTTCGTGACACTGTTTCGGAATGTAGGTCACGCGAGGCCACTGACTTGGGCTCGGGTAGTGATGCGCGTGCAATTATGTGCAATGCTGGGTCAGCAACGAGCGATATGACGCCTGTCCCCGCCGGCCCGCCCCCCGCACCCCGCACGCCGCGTCGTGTCTTGCCGTCAACTGCTCCAGTTGGTGTATCAGCGACTCCACATCGCGATTACGCTGCTGCTGCAAAACTGAGAAAAGCACCTTCAAGGGTGCCTGAACATGTTTCTCGTGATGAGAAGCCACCCCGCGCCGAGAAAGGATTCACACAGGCGTCGAAGGAGAGGAGGCCGCGCAAGGCGCCTCGCAAGAGCCAGTGTGGCACGGCAGAGCCGGATATTGCTTCTGGCCTGAGGGTTGCCACACCGAACACGGCGCTATATGTTTCGCGCCTGCATGTTTCCGCCACGGCAGAAGATGTGGTGGAATATGTCCGCAAGAAGATTCGTTACGAGCTGAAA ATGAACATACTAAAAGGGGTTGTGCTGATGGTGTAA